From the genome of Elusimicrobiota bacterium, one region includes:
- the ftsL gene encoding cell division protein FtsL, whose product MLKNILYFALFVSILVTVVWTQVESVRLGNDVSSICKRIANVENNNKYLRIQLDELRDPGRIEKIAKEKFGMIEPKGSEVVILKLKSK is encoded by the coding sequence ATGCTGAAGAACATCCTGTACTTTGCTTTGTTCGTAAGCATACTCGTAACTGTTGTGTGGACACAGGTTGAGTCTGTACGGTTAGGGAATGACGTAAGTTCTATCTGTAAAAGAATAGCTAATGTTGAGAATAATAATAAGTATTTAAGAATACAACTTGATGAGTTAAGGGATCCCGGGCGGATAGAAAAAATTGCAAAGGAAAAGTTTGGAATGATCGAACCGAAGGGAAGTGAAGTGGTAATTCTTAAGTTGAAGAGTAAGTGA